From the Helicobacter pylori genome, one window contains:
- a CDS encoding di-trans,poly-cis-decaprenylcistransferase: protein MDSTLKHLAIIMDGNGRWAKLKNKARAYGHKKGVKTLKDITIWCANHKLECLTLYAFSTENWKRPKSEVDFLMKMLKKYLKDERSTYLDNNIRFRAIGDLEGFSKELRDTILRLESDTRHFKDFTQVLALNYGSKNELSRAFKSLLESPPSHINNIESLENEISYRLDTHDLPEVDLLLRTGGEMRLSNFLLWQSSYAELFFTPILWPDFTPKDLENIISDFYKRVRKFGELKC from the coding sequence TTGGATAGCACTCTCAAACATCTTGCCATTATTATGGATGGTAATGGCAGGTGGGCTAAATTAAAGAATAAAGCTAGGGCTTATGGGCATAAAAAGGGCGTAAAAACCCTTAAAGACATTACGATCTGGTGCGCTAACCATAAGTTAGAATGCTTGACTTTATACGCTTTTTCTACGGAAAATTGGAAACGCCCCAAAAGTGAAGTGGATTTTTTAATGAAAATGCTTAAAAAATACCTTAAAGATGAGCGATCCACTTACTTGGATAATAACATACGCTTCAGGGCGATAGGGGATTTAGAGGGCTTTTCTAAAGAACTAAGGGATACGATTTTGCGGCTTGAAAGTGATACCAGGCATTTTAAGGATTTTACGCAAGTTTTAGCCCTTAATTACGGATCTAAAAACGAGCTTTCAAGGGCGTTTAAAAGCTTGCTAGAAAGCCCGCCTAGCCATATCAATAATATAGAAAGCCTAGAAAATGAAATTTCTTATCGTTTAGACACGCATGATTTACCGGAAGTGGATCTATTGTTACGGACAGGGGGGGAAATGCGCCTATCCAATTTTTTATTGTGGCAGTCCAGCTATGCGGAATTGTTTTTCACGCCGATTTTATGGCCTGATTTCACCCCTAAAGATTTAGAAAACATCATTAGCGATTTTTACAAAAGAGTGCGCAAATTTGGGGAATTAAAATGCTAG
- a CDS encoding phosphoribosyltransferase, with the protein MNTDFSHITDIEGMRFINEEDALNKLINEIHTRHIDLKDSIMLALSFNALYLANALAQKFGATYDILFLEPILAPLNSKCEIALVSESMDIVMNESLINSFDITLDYVYGEAKRAYEEDILSHIYQYRKGNAIKSLKDKNIFIVDRGIETGFRAGLGVQTCLKKECQDIYILTPIVAQNVAQGLESLCDGVISVYRPECFVSVEHHYKELKRLSNEEIEKYLGANNTPNLKKEH; encoded by the coding sequence TTGAATACGGACTTTAGCCATATCACCGATATTGAGGGCATGCGTTTTATCAATGAAGAAGACGCTTTAAACAAATTGATTAATGAAATCCACACGCGCCACATTGATTTAAAAGATTCCATCATGCTCGCTTTGAGTTTTAACGCCTTGTATTTAGCTAACGCTTTAGCGCAAAAATTTGGGGCGACTTATGATATACTTTTTTTAGAACCTATCTTAGCCCCTTTAAACTCAAAGTGTGAAATCGCTTTAGTGAGTGAAAGCATGGATATAGTGATGAATGAAAGTTTAATCAATTCCTTTGACATCACTTTAGACTATGTTTATGGGGAAGCCAAGCGAGCTTATGAAGAAGACATTCTGTCTCACATCTATCAGTATCGCAAAGGCAATGCGATTAAAAGCTTGAAAGATAAAAATATTTTTATCGTAGATAGGGGGATTGAAACTGGGTTTAGAGCAGGGTTAGGCGTGCAAACTTGTTTGAAAAAAGAATGCCAAGACATTTATATTTTAACCCCCATTGTCGCACAAAATGTCGCTCAAGGCTTAGAAAGCTTGTGCGATGGGGTGATTAGCGTGTATCGCCCTGAATGTTTTGTCTCGGTGGAACACCATTATAAAGAACTCAAGCGATTAAGCAATGAAGAAATTGAAAAATACTTGGGTGCTAACAACACACCTAATTTAAAAAAGGAACATTAA
- a CDS encoding uroporphyrinogen-III synthase has protein sequence MREIVWVHSQRIAPYKTLILNEFCYYPLELDPTPFNALIFTSKNAVFSLLETLNNSPKLKTLQNIPAYALSEPTAKTLQDYHFKVAFIGEKAHGKEFAKEILPLLEKKSVLYLRAKEIASSLDTILLEHGINLQQAVVYENKLRHLTLSEQNALKPKEKSVLIFTAISHAKAFLHYFEFLKSYTAISIGNTTAHYLQEKGIQSYIAQKPSLEACLELALNLKS, from the coding sequence ATGAGGGAGATTGTATGGGTGCATTCTCAAAGAATCGCCCCTTATAAGACTCTCATTTTAAATGAATTTTGCTACTATCCTTTAGAATTAGATCCAACCCCTTTTAACGCCCTGATTTTCACTTCTAAAAATGCGGTGTTTTCCTTGTTAGAAACCCTAAACAACAGCCCCAAACTCAAAACGTTACAAAACATTCCTGCTTACGCTTTGAGCGAACCCACCGCCAAAACTTTACAAGATTACCATTTTAAAGTCGCCTTTATAGGGGAAAAAGCCCATGGTAAAGAGTTCGCCAAAGAAATCCTTCCTTTATTAGAAAAAAAAAGCGTTTTGTATCTCAGGGCAAAAGAAATTGCCTCTTCTTTAGATACCATTCTTTTAGAGCATGGCATTAATCTTCAACAAGCCGTTGTTTATGAAAACAAGCTCAGACATTTGACTTTAAGCGAACAAAACGCCCTAAAACCCAAAGAAAAGAGCGTTCTCATTTTTACCGCTATAAGCCATGCAAAAGCCTTTTTACACTATTTTGAATTTTTAAAAAGTTACACCGCTATAAGCATTGGCAACACGACCGCTCATTATTTACAAGAGAAAGGCATTCAAAGCTATATAGCTCAAAAGCCCTCCTTAGAAGCGTGTTTAGAACTGGCTTTAAATTTGAAAAGTTAA
- a CDS encoding rhodanese-like domain-containing protein: MLEDYAISLEEVNFNDFIVVDVRELDEYEELHLPNATLISVNDQEKLADFLAQHKDQKVLLHCRAGRRALDAAKSMHELGYTPYYLEGNVYDFEKYGFRMVYDDTCAKKN, from the coding sequence ATGCTTGAAGATTATGCAATCAGTTTAGAAGAAGTCAATTTCAATGATTTTATCGTCGTAGATGTGCGCGAATTGGACGAATATGAGGAATTGCATTTGCCTAACGCTACGCTCATTAGCGTCAATGACCAAGAAAAGCTCGCTGATTTTTTAGCCCAACACAAAGATCAAAAAGTGTTGCTCCATTGCAGGGCTGGCCGCAGGGCTTTAGATGCGGCTAAAAGCATGCATGAATTAGGCTATACGCCCTATTATTTAGAGGGCAATGTCTATGATTTTGAAAAATACGGCTTTAGAATGGTCTATGATGACACTTGTGCTAAAAAAAACTAG
- a CDS encoding LPS-assembly protein LptD yields MIYWLYLAVFFLLSASDAKEIAMQRFDKQNHKIFEILADKVSAKDNVITASGNAILLNYDVYILADKVRYDTKTKEALLEGNIKVYRGEGLLVKTDYVKLSLNEKYEIIFPFYVQDSVSGIWVSADIASGKDQKYKIKNMSASGCSIDNPIWHVNATSGSFNMQKSHLSMWNPKIYVGDIPVLYLPYIFMSTSNKRTTGFLYPEFGTSNLDGFIYLQPFYLAPKNSWDMTFTPQIRYKRGFGLNFEARYINSKDDRFLFNARYFRNYTQYVKRYDLRNQNIYGFEFLSSSRDTLQKYFHLKSNIDNGHYIDFLYMNDLDYVRFEKVNKRITDATHMSRANYYLQTENNYYGLNIKYFLNLNKINNNRTFQSVPNLQYHKYLNSLYFRNLLYSVDYQFRNTAREIGYGYVQNALNVPVGLQFSLFKKYLSLGLWNDLQLSNVALMQSKNSFVPTIPNESREFGNFVSSNFSMYVNTDLAREYNKLFHTIQLEAIFNIPYYTFKNGLFSQNMYALSAQALNSYTSPLLRDYDYQGRLYDSVWNPNSILPSDASNKTVNLTLTQYLYGLGGQELLYFKISQLINLDDKVSPFKMPLESKIGFSPLTGLNIFGNVFYSFYQNRLEEISVNANYQRKFLSFNLSYFLRNNFSSGINSIVENPADYLKAGFSNDFGYFSMSADVGYDIRNNVVLNWNVGIYKKIRCFGIGFQFVNQRRPILTGDPNQPIRVFENNYVKLELDFSPITKTNVTYRSLQRK; encoded by the coding sequence ATGATTTATTGGTTGTATTTGGCGGTCTTTTTTTTGTTGAGCGCATCAGACGCTAAAGAAATCGCTATGCAACGATTTGACAAACAAAACCATAAGATTTTTGAAATCCTTGCGGATAAAGTGAGCGCTAAAGACAATGTGATAACCGCCTCAGGGAATGCGATCTTATTGAATTATGACGTGTATATTCTAGCGGACAAGGTGCGTTATGACACCAAGACTAAAGAAGCGTTATTAGAAGGCAATATCAAGGTTTATAGGGGCGAGGGTTTGCTCGTTAAAACCGATTATGTGAAATTGAGTTTGAACGAAAAATATGAAATCATTTTCCCCTTTTATGTCCAAGACAGTGTGAGCGGGATTTGGGTGAGCGCGGATATTGCTAGCGGGAAGGATCAAAAATATAAGATTAAAAACATGAGCGCTTCAGGGTGCAGCATTGACAACCCTATTTGGCATGTCAATGCGACTTCAGGCTCATTTAATATGCAAAAATCGCATTTGTCAATGTGGAATCCTAAGATTTATGTCGGCGATATTCCTGTATTGTATTTGCCTTATATTTTCATGTCCACGAGCAACAAGCGCACCACCGGGTTTTTATACCCTGAGTTTGGCACTTCCAACTTAGACGGCTTTATTTATTTGCAACCCTTTTATTTAGCCCCCAAAAACTCATGGGATATGACCTTTACCCCACAAATCCGCTATAAAAGGGGGTTTGGCTTGAATTTTGAAGCGCGCTACATCAACTCTAAAGACGACAGGTTTTTATTCAACGCGCGCTATTTTAGGAATTACACCCAATACGTCAAACGCTATGATTTGAGGAATCAAAATATCTATGGTTTTGAATTTTTAAGCTCCAGTAGGGACACTTTACAAAAATACTTCCATCTTAAATCCAATATTGACAATGGGCATTACATTGACTTTTTATACATGAACGATTTGGACTATGTGCGTTTTGAAAAGGTCAATAAGCGTATCACAGACGCCACGCACATGTCTAGGGCGAATTACTATTTGCAAACAGAAAACAATTATTACGGCTTGAATATCAAGTATTTTTTAAACCTGAATAAAATCAATAACAACCGCACTTTCCAATCTGTCCCTAATTTGCAATACCATAAATATTTAAATTCTTTGTATTTCAGGAATTTATTGTATTCAGTGGATTATCAGTTTAGAAACACCGCGAGAGAGATTGGCTATGGCTATGTGCAAAACGCTTTGAATGTGCCGGTGGGTTTGCAATTTTCTTTGTTTAAAAAGTATTTGTCTTTAGGGCTTTGGAATGATCTCCAATTGTCTAATGTGGCTTTAATGCAATCTAAAAATTCCTTCGTGCCTACGATCCCTAATGAATCAAGAGAATTTGGAAACTTTGTGTCTTCGAATTTTTCCATGTATGTGAATACGGATTTAGCCAGAGAATACAACAAGCTTTTCCACACGATCCAACTGGAAGCGATTTTCAACATCCCTTATTACACCTTTAAGAATGGCTTATTTTCTCAAAACATGTATGCTTTAAGCGCGCAAGCTTTAAACAGCTACACTTCGCCTTTATTGAGGGATTACGATTATCAAGGGCGTTTGTATGACTCCGTGTGGAATCCTAATAGCATTTTACCTAGCGATGCGAGCAATAAGACGGTGAATTTAACCCTAACGCAATACCTTTATGGCTTAGGGGGGCAAGAGTTGTTGTATTTTAAAATATCGCAACTCATCAATCTTGACGATAAAGTTTCGCCCTTTAAAATGCCCCTAGAAAGCAAGATCGGGTTTTCGCCCTTAACGGGATTAAACATCTTTGGGAATGTTTTTTATTCGTTTTATCAAAACCGCTTAGAAGAAATCTCTGTGAACGCCAATTACCAACGCAAATTTTTAAGCTTTAACCTCTCTTATTTTTTAAGGAACAATTTTAGCAGTGGGATTAATAGCATTGTAGAAAATCCTGCGGATTATTTAAAGGCGGGTTTTAGCAACGATTTTGGGTATTTTTCCATGAGCGCGGATGTGGGTTATGATATTAGAAACAACGTGGTTTTGAATTGGAATGTGGGGATTTATAAAAAAATCCGTTGTTTTGGGATTGGCTTTCAATTCGTCAACCAAAGACGCCCTATCCTCACCGGCGATCCCAACCAACCTATAAGAGTGTTTGAAAATAACTATGTTAAGCTAGAATTAGACTTTTCACCGATCACTAAAACCAATGTAACTTACCGCTCTTTGCAGCGTAAGTAA
- a CDS encoding ABC transporter ATP-binding protein, translated as MLVEIENLTKTYGSLKALDNISLKLPKQQFIGLLGPNGAGKTTLLKILAGLNLNYQGEVKILNQKIGIETKKSVAFLSDGDFLDPKLTPLKAIAFYKDFFSDFDESKALNLLKRFSVPLKREFKALSKGMREKLQLILTLSRNASLYLFDEPVAGIDPIAREEIFELIAKEFSQNASLLVSTHLVVDVEKYLDSAIFLKEAKVVAFGDVGELKKGYSSLERAYKERLK; from the coding sequence ATGCTAGTAGAAATAGAGAATTTGACTAAAACCTATGGGAGTTTAAAAGCGTTAGACAATATCAGTTTAAAACTACCCAAACAGCAATTCATAGGGCTTTTAGGGCCTAATGGGGCGGGTAAAACCACTCTGTTAAAAATTTTAGCCGGGTTGAATTTGAACTATCAAGGGGAAGTGAAAATTTTAAACCAAAAGATCGGTATAGAGACGAAAAAAAGCGTGGCGTTTTTAAGCGATGGCGATTTTTTAGATCCCAAATTAACGCCTTTAAAAGCGATCGCTTTTTATAAGGATTTTTTTAGCGATTTTGATGAATCAAAAGCCCTAAATTTGTTAAAACGCTTCAGCGTGCCTTTAAAAAGAGAGTTCAAAGCCCTTTCAAAAGGCATGAGGGAAAAATTGCAGCTGATTTTAACCCTGTCACGAAACGCTTCTTTGTATCTTTTTGATGAGCCGGTGGCTGGGATTGACCCTATTGCAAGAGAAGAGATTTTTGAATTAATCGCTAAGGAGTTTAGCCAAAACGCAAGCTTGTTAGTCTCTACGCATTTGGTGGTGGATGTGGAAAAGTATTTAGACAGCGCGATTTTTTTAAAAGAAGCTAAAGTGGTGGCTTTTGGGGATGTGGGGGAATTAAAAAAAGGGTATAGCAGTTTGGAAAGAGCGTATAAAGAAAGGTTGAAATAA
- the crcB gene encoding fluoride efflux transporter CrcB has protein sequence MNLVFLWAALGGAIGSSLRYFVGKMMPSKFLMFESFPLGTFSVNLIGCFVIGFMGHLAAKKVFGDDFGIFFVTGVLGGFTTFSSYGLDTLKLLQKSQYLEAISYVLGTNLLGLIGVAIGWFLAKNFIGVN, from the coding sequence ATGAATCTTGTCTTTTTATGGGCCGCTTTAGGAGGGGCTATAGGGAGTTCGTTAAGGTATTTTGTGGGCAAAATGATGCCCAGTAAATTTTTAATGTTTGAAAGTTTCCCTTTAGGGACTTTTAGCGTGAATCTCATAGGGTGTTTTGTCATCGGCTTTATGGGGCATTTGGCCGCTAAAAAAGTTTTTGGCGATGATTTTGGGATTTTCTTTGTAACCGGGGTTTTAGGGGGTTTTACGACCTTTTCTTCTTATGGGTTAGACACTTTAAAACTCTTGCAAAAATCCCAATACCTTGAAGCCATTTCTTATGTTTTAGGCACTAACCTTTTAGGGCTTATTGGGGTGGCCATTGGGTGGTTTTTGGCTAAAAATTTTATAGGCGTTAATTAA
- a CDS encoding RDD family protein, which yields MRSPNLEKEETEIIETLLVREKMRLCPLYWRILAFLTDSLLVAFLLSDLLRACAFLHSLYWLTNPIYYSAFVVMGFIILYGVYEIFFVCLCKMSLAKLVFRIKIIDIYLADCPSRAILLKRLGLKIVVFLCPFLWFVVFKNPYHRAWHEEKSKSLLVLF from the coding sequence ATGCGCTCTCCAAATTTAGAAAAAGAAGAAACTGAAATCATAGAAACACTCCTTGTGCGTGAAAAAATGCGTTTATGCCCCTTGTATTGGCGCATCTTAGCGTTTTTAACCGATAGTTTATTGGTGGCGTTTTTATTGAGCGATCTTTTAAGGGCATGCGCTTTTTTACATTCTTTATATTGGCTGACTAACCCCATTTATTACAGCGCGTTTGTTGTGATGGGTTTTATCATCTTGTATGGCGTTTATGAAATCTTTTTTGTGTGTTTGTGCAAGATGAGTTTAGCTAAACTGGTTTTTAGGATTAAGATCATTGATATTTATTTAGCGGATTGCCCCAGTAGGGCTATTTTATTGAAGCGTTTAGGGTTAAAAATCGTGGTTTTTCTGTGCCCCTTTTTATGGTTTGTGGTGTTTAAAAACCCCTATCATAGGGCGTGGCATGAAGAAAAAAGCAAAAGTCTTTTGGTGTTGTTTTAA
- a CDS encoding FAD-binding and (Fe-S)-binding domain-containing protein yields the protein MEENYHAFFTEASGFLNERIFKDYLRRLAYGIDASCYRYIPKIVAWVKNEEEVQKLCVLAKKHGVTLTFRAAGSSLSGQASCDGVLVMVTHFFKAAHILDNAQSIQLSCGVIGSHANDLLKPYHKKIGPDPATINTAMIGGIVANNASGMCCGVEQNSYKTLKSLRVILADGTLLDTANQESIEGFKNARKDLIEGVLNLREEILKDKELHALIKKKYEIKNTTGYSLNALIDFTDPIEIISHLFIGSEGTLGFISSVGLECVKDYAYKTCALLFYENLEQCAKVAQILAALKAKQPEMISSAELMDYASLKSVKGLEGMPSVILEIKEPNACLLIQSESDDPLVLENNMQTILNALNAVPVVLDSQISSDPNIYQSWWKIRKGIFPIAASKRKSQSSVIIEDVCFSKEDFVEGAKAIEGLLKKHGFKDNGIIFGHALSGNLHFVVTPILENETERKAFENLVFEMFLMVSKSSGSIKAEHGTGRMVAPFVEMEWGEKAYKIHKQIKELFDPNGLLNPDVIITNDKEIHTKNLKSIYPIEEHLDMCMECGFCERICPSKDLSLTPRQRIVIHREVERLKERVSQGHDEDQVLLDELLKESEYLVHATCAVCHMCSTLCPLEIDTGKIALNHYQKNPKGEKIASKILNHMQTTTSAARFSLKSAFVVQKLIGPHNLVNLTKGIKKFIKPFPKAFHYMPKNNAYPLENKTHKSGEKVIYFSTCINRSFAPSTKMADKRCIQEVFESLCQKAKVSVVYPNGLNALCCGKAFIHYTDLTKQNNEKNHAIFLQLSDNGKIPIVLDHSACSTHFIKQMKAYKDLKVYDLSVYIEEVLSPKLKFNPINEDIGLYTMCALKLENKEELLLNLAKKCTLGEIVIHKETGCCGFAGNKGFFTPELNESALNGFQAFYQSYDLKRGFSTSSTCEIGLSEKTQFAWQHIAYLVDACTL from the coding sequence GTGGAAGAAAATTATCATGCTTTTTTTACCGAAGCGAGCGGGTTTTTAAACGAGCGGATCTTTAAGGATTATTTACGCCGTTTGGCTTATGGCATTGATGCGTCATGTTATCGTTATATCCCTAAAATAGTCGCTTGGGTGAAAAATGAAGAAGAAGTCCAAAAGCTTTGTGTTTTAGCCAAAAAGCATGGCGTTACATTGACTTTTAGAGCGGCTGGGAGTTCCTTATCAGGGCAAGCGAGTTGCGATGGGGTGCTAGTTATGGTTACGCATTTTTTCAAAGCCGCTCACATTTTAGACAACGCTCAAAGCATTCAGCTTTCATGCGGAGTCATAGGAAGCCATGCGAACGATTTATTAAAACCTTACCATAAAAAAATAGGCCCGGATCCCGCTACGATAAACACCGCTATGATAGGGGGGATTGTCGCTAATAACGCTAGCGGGATGTGTTGCGGGGTGGAGCAAAACAGCTACAAAACCCTAAAATCCTTAAGAGTCATTTTAGCTGATGGCACTCTTTTAGACACGGCCAATCAAGAGAGTATTGAGGGTTTCAAAAACGCGCGCAAGGATTTGATTGAAGGGGTTTTGAATTTAAGAGAAGAGATCTTAAAAGACAAAGAATTGCATGCTCTAATTAAGAAAAAATACGAGATCAAAAACACCACCGGCTATAGCTTAAACGCTCTCATTGATTTTACAGATCCGATTGAAATCATCAGTCATTTATTCATAGGCTCTGAGGGGACTTTAGGCTTTATTTCAAGCGTGGGATTAGAATGCGTGAAAGACTACGCTTATAAAACTTGTGCGTTATTGTTTTATGAAAATTTAGAGCAATGCGCCAAAGTCGCTCAAATCTTAGCCGCTTTAAAAGCCAAACAGCCTGAAATGATTTCTTCAGCAGAGCTTATGGATTATGCGTCTTTAAAGAGCGTGAAAGGTTTAGAGGGCATGCCTAGCGTGATTTTAGAAATCAAAGAGCCTAACGCATGCTTACTCATTCAAAGCGAAAGCGATGATCCTTTAGTTTTAGAAAACAACATGCAAACGATTTTAAACGCTTTGAATGCGGTACCGGTCGTTTTAGATTCTCAAATCAGCAGTGATCCTAATATTTATCAATCGTGGTGGAAGATCAGAAAAGGCATTTTCCCTATCGCAGCATCAAAAAGAAAAAGCCAAAGCTCTGTGATCATTGAAGACGTGTGCTTCAGCAAAGAGGATTTTGTAGAAGGGGCAAAAGCGATTGAAGGGCTTTTAAAAAAACATGGCTTTAAGGATAATGGTATTATTTTTGGGCATGCGTTAAGCGGGAATTTGCATTTTGTCGTTACGCCGATTTTAGAAAATGAAACCGAAAGAAAGGCGTTTGAAAATTTAGTTTTTGAGATGTTTTTAATGGTGAGCAAAAGCTCTGGCTCTATTAAAGCCGAACATGGCACAGGCAGGATGGTAGCCCCTTTTGTGGAAATGGAGTGGGGAGAAAAAGCTTATAAGATCCACAAACAAATCAAGGAATTGTTTGATCCTAATGGCCTTTTAAACCCTGATGTGATCATCACAAACGATAAAGAAATCCACACTAAAAATTTAAAGAGCATTTACCCTATTGAAGAGCATTTGGACATGTGCATGGAATGTGGGTTTTGTGAAAGGATCTGCCCCAGTAAAGATTTATCCTTAACGCCACGACAACGCATCGTTATCCACAGAGAGGTAGAGCGCTTAAAAGAAAGGGTCAGTCAAGGTCATGATGAAGATCAGGTTTTATTAGATGAGCTTTTAAAAGAGTCTGAATATTTAGTGCACGCCACTTGCGCGGTGTGCCATATGTGTTCTACCCTATGCCCTTTAGAAATTGATACCGGAAAGATCGCTTTAAATCATTATCAAAAAAACCCTAAAGGCGAAAAGATCGCTTCAAAGATCCTAAATCACATGCAAACGACCACAAGCGCGGCTCGTTTTTCTTTAAAAAGCGCTTTCGTGGTTCAAAAACTCATAGGCCCTCACAACTTGGTGAACCTAACCAAAGGGATTAAAAAATTCATCAAACCTTTCCCCAAAGCCTTTCATTACATGCCCAAAAACAACGCCTATCCTTTAGAAAATAAAACGCACAAAAGCGGAGAAAAAGTCATTTATTTCAGCACCTGCATCAACCGCTCGTTCGCTCCATCAACCAAAATGGCGGATAAAAGATGCATTCAAGAAGTGTTTGAATCTTTATGCCAAAAAGCCAAGGTTTCTGTGGTGTATCCTAACGGATTAAACGCGCTTTGTTGCGGGAAAGCCTTTATCCATTACACTGACTTAACCAAACAAAACAATGAAAAAAACCATGCGATTTTTTTACAATTAAGCGATAACGGCAAGATACCAATTGTTTTAGACCATAGCGCATGTTCGACGCACTTTATCAAACAAATGAAAGCTTATAAGGATTTGAAAGTCTATGATTTGAGCGTCTATATTGAAGAAGTTTTAAGCCCAAAATTAAAATTCAACCCCATTAACGAAGACATAGGGTTATACACGATGTGCGCTTTAAAGTTAGAAAATAAAGAAGAGCTGTTATTGAATTTGGCTAAAAAATGCACTTTGGGCGAGATTGTTATCCACAAAGAGACGGGTTGTTGCGGTTTTGCGGGGAATAAGGGCTTTTTCACCCCTGAATTGAACGAGAGCGCTTTAAACGGCTTTCAAGCGTTTTACCAATCCTATGATCTTAAAAGGGGCTTTTCCACTTCTAGTACTTGTGAAATCGGGTTGAGTGAAAAAACCCAATTCGCTTGGCAGCATATCGCTTATTTAGTGGATGCTTGCACGCTTTAA